The following coding sequences are from one Thermodesulfobacteriota bacterium window:
- a CDS encoding glycoside hydrolase family 3 C-terminal domain-containing protein has product MTGTEKKLFPRLVERLKSATEKSALERATQELLAAMSLAEKIGQMSGNATQLDVAIMLVRYNLKTYDSGENRRLGIPAIRFTDGPRGITVGRSTCFPAAMARGAAWDPALEERVGQVMGVEARAQGANFFAGVCINVLRHPGWGRAQETFGEDPHLLGEMGSATIRGAKPHVMTCVKHFACNSIEESRFYVDVRIDERALREIYLPHFKKCVAAGADSVMSAYNRVNGKHCGHNRHLLSDILKSEWGFDGLVMSDFCYGVYDGKAGVTAGLDVEMPQTKCYGKKLRKLVEQGEVPEAAVDRAVSRILRAKLAFALRDAADAYPPEKIACPEHTRLAWEVACKSMVLLKNENRVLPLDRTKIRRIAVLGRLAGKANLGDRGSSLVRPPYAVTPLAGIRNRAGNEIAVLSYTGSSLEKARRIAARADVTIIVAGLTGREEGEYFPRIRGGDRLELGLGEQDRAMIKAVCGQGSPCVVVLEGGSVIAMDGWKDAVDAILMAWYPGMEGGNALADILFGNVNPGGRLPVTFFESADQLFAFDKKARRVTYDHYHGYRYADFKTIRPAFYFGFGLSYAGFSYADLRLADSCLPADGTLTAAVDVTNTGSRAGDEVVQLYVEYPAAGPPRPVRELKAFQRISLAPGETRTVELTVPISDLAFYSEDQERWQVARGDYTVRVGPSADPAALTLSRSVTVC; this is encoded by the coding sequence ATGACCGGAACTGAAAAAAAACTATTTCCCCGCCTGGTAGAGCGACTCAAAAGCGCCACAGAAAAATCCGCCCTGGAAAGGGCGACACAAGAACTCCTTGCCGCCATGTCCCTGGCCGAGAAGATCGGCCAGATGTCCGGCAACGCCACGCAGCTTGACGTCGCCATCATGCTGGTCCGCTACAACCTGAAGACCTACGATTCCGGTGAGAACCGGCGCCTGGGCATTCCGGCCATCCGGTTCACCGACGGCCCCCGCGGCATCACCGTGGGCCGTTCCACCTGCTTTCCCGCGGCCATGGCCCGGGGCGCCGCCTGGGACCCGGCCCTGGAGGAACGGGTGGGCCAGGTCATGGGCGTGGAAGCCCGAGCCCAGGGCGCCAACTTTTTCGCCGGAGTCTGCATAAATGTCCTCAGGCACCCGGGCTGGGGACGGGCCCAGGAAACCTTCGGCGAAGACCCCCATCTTCTCGGAGAGATGGGCAGCGCCACCATCCGGGGGGCAAAGCCTCACGTCATGACCTGCGTCAAGCATTTTGCCTGCAACAGCATCGAGGAGTCCCGTTTTTATGTGGACGTGCGCATCGACGAGCGCGCCCTGCGAGAAATCTATCTGCCCCATTTCAAAAAGTGCGTGGCGGCCGGAGCCGACAGCGTCATGAGCGCCTATAACCGCGTCAACGGCAAGCACTGCGGCCACAACCGGCATTTGTTGTCCGACATCCTGAAAAGCGAATGGGGCTTTGACGGCCTGGTCATGTCCGATTTCTGCTACGGGGTATACGACGGCAAGGCGGGCGTGACCGCGGGACTGGACGTGGAAATGCCCCAGACCAAATGTTACGGGAAAAAACTGCGAAAACTGGTCGAACAGGGCGAAGTGCCGGAAGCGGCCGTCGACCGGGCGGTGTCGCGGATCCTCCGGGCAAAGCTGGCCTTCGCCCTGCGGGATGCGGCCGACGCGTATCCGCCGGAAAAAATCGCCTGCCCGGAGCACACGCGCCTGGCCTGGGAAGTCGCCTGCAAAAGCATGGTCCTGCTCAAAAACGAAAACCGCGTCCTTCCCCTGGACCGGACAAAAATAAGGCGGATCGCCGTTCTGGGACGACTGGCCGGCAAGGCCAACCTGGGCGACAGGGGCAGCAGCCTGGTCCGGCCGCCCTACGCCGTGACGCCCCTGGCCGGGATAAGAAACCGGGCGGGAAACGAGATCGCGGTTCTGTCTTACACCGGCAGCAGCCTGGAAAAGGCCCGGCGGATTGCCGCCCGGGCCGACGTGACCATTATCGTGGCCGGCCTGACCGGCCGGGAGGAAGGCGAATACTTTCCCCGCATCCGGGGCGGCGACCGCCTGGAACTTGGCCTCGGAGAACAGGACCGGGCGATGATAAAAGCGGTCTGCGGCCAGGGCTCGCCCTGCGTGGTCGTGCTCGAGGGCGGCTCCGTCATTGCCATGGACGGCTGGAAGGATGCGGTAGACGCCATCCTCATGGCCTGGTACCCGGGCATGGAAGGCGGCAATGCCCTGGCGGACATTCTCTTTGGCAACGTCAATCCCGGCGGCCGTCTGCCCGTCACCTTCTTTGAATCAGCCGATCAGCTTTTTGCTTTTGACAAAAAGGCCCGGCGCGTCACCTACGATCATTATCATGGTTACCGTTACGCGGATTTCAAAACAATACGACCGGCCTTTTACTTCGGGTTCGGGCTGAGCTACGCCGGATTTTCCTATGCCGATCTGCGGCTCGCCGACTCCTGCCTGCCGGCGGACGGGACGCTGACGGCCGCGGTGGATGTCACCAATACCGGAAGCAGAGCTGGCGACGAGGTGGTCCAGCTCTATGTGGAATACCCGGCCGCCGGCCCGCCCCGGCCGGTAAGGGAGCTGAAAGCCTTCCAGCGGATATCTCTTGCCCCGGGGGAAACAAGGACCGTGGAACTGACCGTGCCGATCAGCGACCTGGCCTTTTATTCGGAAGACCAGGAAAGGTGGCAGGTCGCCCGGGGAGATTATACCGTCCGGGTGGGGCCGTCAGCGGATCCGGCTGCCCTGACTCTATCACGTTCAGTAACCGTATGTTAA
- the xylB gene encoding xylulokinase, producing MSIYFLGIDSGTQSTKALLVDESGAVAGEGRQEHGLIEGLGTGHKEQDPRTWIDALVAAVHDALRHSGVEARQVVAIGVSGQQHGFVPLDAAGGVIRPAKLWCDTATAAQAGKIVGALGGPDAMIALTGNALPAGFTASKILYMKEREPENYERLAAVLLPHDYINFWLTGERRMEWGDASGTGLLDIRSRQFCRPAVAAVDPLLDSRLPGLFPSWEPCGQLRVEAAEALGLDRGVLVSAGGGDNMMGAIGTGNVRPGIVTASIGTSGTIYAFSPSPVIDPGGEIAAFCDSTGHWLPLLCVMNATVATELVKKLFSLSTDELNRLAGQVPPGSAGLMLLPYFEGERVPDVPDGSGVWFGQSQANATPAHFARAAMEGVALGMGYGLSRLKALGIKPAEIRLTGGGGNSPVWRQIMADVFQTEVVCTTQNESAALGAAIQAAWAWHSQPGQHASIADITDAWVGLDESTRCCPRSGNRLVYEEMQDCHDTLSRSLRDVFARHRRLFAS from the coding sequence ATGAGCATCTATTTTCTCGGCATCGACAGCGGCACCCAATCAACCAAAGCCCTGCTGGTGGATGAAAGCGGCGCGGTCGCGGGAGAGGGGCGGCAGGAGCATGGCCTGATCGAGGGACTGGGGACGGGCCACAAGGAGCAGGATCCCCGGACATGGATAGACGCCCTTGTTGCGGCGGTTCATGACGCTCTCCGGCACTCCGGCGTGGAAGCCCGCCAGGTCGTGGCCATAGGCGTGTCCGGCCAGCAGCACGGCTTTGTGCCCCTGGACGCGGCCGGCGGGGTGATCCGGCCGGCCAAGCTCTGGTGCGACACTGCCACCGCGGCCCAGGCCGGGAAAATTGTCGGCGCCCTGGGCGGTCCGGACGCCATGATCGCCCTGACCGGCAACGCCCTGCCGGCCGGGTTCACGGCCTCCAAGATTCTTTACATGAAAGAGCGCGAACCGGAAAATTATGAGCGGCTGGCCGCCGTCCTGCTTCCCCATGACTACATCAACTTCTGGCTGACCGGCGAGCGCCGCATGGAGTGGGGGGACGCCTCCGGCACCGGCCTGCTGGACATCCGCTCAAGGCAGTTCTGTCGGCCGGCTGTTGCCGCCGTCGACCCGCTGCTGGATAGCCGCCTGCCGGGACTCTTCCCATCATGGGAGCCCTGCGGCCAGCTGCGGGTCGAGGCTGCCGAAGCCCTGGGCCTGGACCGGGGCGTTCTGGTCAGCGCCGGCGGCGGCGACAACATGATGGGTGCCATCGGCACTGGCAACGTCCGGCCGGGAATCGTCACCGCCAGCATCGGCACCTCCGGAACGATTTACGCCTTCAGCCCGTCACCGGTCATTGATCCCGGCGGTGAGATCGCCGCCTTCTGCGACAGCACCGGCCACTGGCTGCCCCTGCTGTGCGTCATGAATGCCACCGTGGCCACGGAACTGGTGAAAAAACTGTTTTCCCTTTCCACCGACGAATTGAACCGGCTGGCCGGGCAGGTACCGCCGGGTTCGGCCGGGTTGATGCTGCTGCCCTATTTTGAAGGCGAGCGCGTGCCGGATGTTCCGGACGGGTCGGGGGTGTGGTTCGGCCAGAGCCAGGCCAACGCCACACCCGCCCATTTCGCGCGGGCCGCCATGGAAGGGGTGGCCCTGGGCATGGGCTACGGCCTGTCACGGTTAAAGGCCCTGGGCATAAAGCCGGCGGAAATCCGGCTGACCGGCGGGGGCGGGAACAGCCCGGTCTGGCGGCAAATCATGGCGGACGTGTTTCAGACCGAAGTCGTGTGCACCACCCAGAATGAAAGCGCGGCTCTGGGCGCGGCCATCCAGGCGGCCTGGGCCTGGCATTCGCAACCAGGGCAACACGCCTCCATAGCCGATATCACCGATGCCTGGGTGGGACTTGACGAATCGACGCGCTGTTGCCCGCGTTCAGGAAACAGGCTTGTCTACGAAGAAATGCAGGATTGCCACGACACCCTGTCCCGGTCCCTGCGGGATGTGTTTGCCCGCCACCGCCGCCTGTTTGCGTCATAG
- a CDS encoding aldo/keto reductase produces the protein MSKETFSERVTLGRTGLKVSRIGLAGGYKVPEHAVERAFHEYGINYFYWEMRRPGMKQALLNLAKSRRDQMVIAVQSYDHFGFWLKHSLEKALRALKIECADIFFLGWFNRMPWKKVLEEAARLKEQGKFRFLGVTGHNRAFHGEMIRRPDSPFDVHQVRYNAAHRGAETEVFANLPPVRPGITTYTATRWGKLLNAGSMPPGEKPLTAAECYRFALSHPAVDLCLAGPRTEEEMEQGLRALQAGPLSAEEAARVRRIGDHVHGWK, from the coding sequence ATGAGCAAAGAGACCTTTTCAGAACGCGTGACGCTCGGCCGGACCGGGCTGAAAGTGAGCCGCATCGGGCTTGCCGGCGGGTACAAGGTGCCGGAACATGCCGTAGAGCGCGCTTTTCACGAGTATGGCATCAACTACTTCTACTGGGAGATGCGCCGGCCGGGGATGAAGCAGGCGCTCCTCAACCTCGCCAAATCCCGGCGGGACCAGATGGTGATCGCCGTCCAGTCTTACGATCATTTTGGCTTCTGGCTGAAGCACTCATTGGAAAAAGCGCTGCGCGCCTTGAAGATAGAGTGCGCGGATATTTTCTTCCTGGGCTGGTTCAACCGTATGCCCTGGAAAAAGGTGCTCGAGGAGGCGGCCAGGCTCAAGGAACAGGGCAAGTTCCGCTTTCTCGGCGTGACCGGCCACAACCGGGCCTTTCACGGCGAGATGATCCGGCGCCCGGATTCGCCCTTTGACGTTCACCAGGTCCGGTACAATGCCGCGCACCGCGGCGCGGAAACCGAAGTGTTCGCAAACCTGCCGCCGGTCCGGCCCGGCATCACCACCTACACGGCCACCCGCTGGGGCAAGCTTCTCAATGCCGGCAGCATGCCGCCCGGGGAAAAGCCGCTGACAGCCGCGGAGTGCTACCGGTTCGCGCTCTCTCACCCGGCGGTGGACCTGTGCCTGGCCGGCCCGAGGACTGAGGAGGAAATGGAACAAGGCCTCCGGGCCCTCCAGGCAGGCCCCCTGTCAGCCGAAGAGGCCGCCCGTGTCCGCCGCATCGGCGATCACGTGCACGGATGGAAATGA
- a CDS encoding STAS domain-containing protein, with amino-acid sequence MSLKIKTINPVKDVYIIAPVGPISYDTYPVLEKETQRVIKKSPVKVVLDMTGVDYISSMGIRVILAALKALNTIKGELVLVNLQPQIKKVFEIINAMPSVQIFENIAEMDRYLDAMQRQALAGDEDE; translated from the coding sequence ATGTCGCTTAAAATCAAGACCATCAACCCAGTCAAAGACGTTTATATCATAGCTCCTGTGGGACCCATTAGCTACGACACCTACCCTGTTCTGGAAAAAGAAACCCAGCGCGTCATAAAAAAGTCGCCTGTCAAGGTCGTGCTGGATATGACCGGTGTCGATTACATAAGCAGCATGGGTATCCGCGTCATACTGGCTGCCTTAAAAGCCCTCAACACCATCAAGGGCGAACTCGTGCTGGTCAACCTGCAGCCCCAGATCAAAAAGGTGTTTGAAATCATCAACGCCATGCCTTCCGTGCAGATATTTGAAAACATCGCCGAGATGGACCGGTATCTTGACGCCATGCAGCGCCAGGCGCTGGCCGGGGACGAGGATGAGTAG
- a CDS encoding NAD-dependent epimerase/dehydratase family protein, with the protein MKAMVTGGGGFLAGHLIDKLVTAGHFVRAVELPGRDVQRLEGLDVEIIPGDLCDPDLAARTCEGMDVVFNPAALAAPLGPWKRFWSINVELVENVIAGCKKSGVKRLVHVSSPSAVFDGSDHFNADETLPYPKKFLNYYSATKAESEKRVLAANGKDIETVAIRPHAIWGPRDRTLFPRIIERAKSRRLVQVGDGTNIISTLYVENGADALILAATADRAPGKAYFVTDKDTVNLWDFLRRIINDLGLPPIRARIPYPLAYALGAAQEALWTALKLAGEPTITRYSAAELAKNHSYSIDRARSDLGYEPKISREEGLQRFYAWVRNNLL; encoded by the coding sequence ATGAAAGCAATGGTTACAGGCGGAGGTGGTTTTCTGGCCGGGCACTTGATCGATAAACTGGTAACCGCCGGACACTTTGTCCGGGCGGTTGAGCTTCCGGGGCGGGATGTCCAGCGACTGGAAGGCCTGGATGTGGAAATTATACCCGGGGATTTATGCGATCCAGACCTTGCCGCGCGGACCTGCGAGGGCATGGATGTTGTCTTTAATCCCGCCGCCCTGGCCGCACCCCTCGGTCCATGGAAACGGTTCTGGTCGATCAACGTCGAACTTGTCGAAAATGTAATAGCGGGTTGTAAAAAGTCGGGCGTCAAGCGCCTGGTGCATGTCAGTTCTCCCTCTGCTGTTTTTGATGGCAGTGACCACTTCAACGCTGACGAGACGCTTCCCTACCCGAAAAAGTTTCTGAACTATTATTCCGCGACCAAAGCTGAAAGCGAAAAGCGCGTCCTGGCGGCTAATGGTAAAGACATTGAAACCGTCGCGATCAGACCACATGCGATCTGGGGGCCAAGAGACCGCACCCTGTTTCCGCGCATTATCGAGAGGGCCAAATCTCGCCGTCTCGTTCAGGTAGGAGACGGGACCAATATCATCAGTACGCTTTATGTTGAAAACGGTGCCGATGCCCTGATACTGGCGGCCACCGCTGATAGAGCACCGGGTAAGGCCTATTTTGTGACGGATAAAGACACCGTCAATCTGTGGGATTTTTTAAGACGTATTATTAACGATTTGGGTTTGCCACCAATCAGAGCCAGAATTCCTTACCCGCTTGCGTATGCCCTTGGCGCCGCTCAAGAGGCACTATGGACAGCGCTGAAGTTAGCCGGCGAGCCGACCATTACCCGTTATTCCGCTGCCGAACTCGCAAAAAATCACAGCTATTCCATAGATCGTGCCCGTTCCGATTTGGGTTATGAGCCAAAGATTTCGCGTGAAGAAGGGCTGCAACGTTTTTATGCCTGGGTCAGGAACAATTTGCTTTGA
- a CDS encoding four helix bundle protein, whose translation MKTDNPVQTKAYAFALRIVKLYRYLCDEKREFVLSKQMVRSGTSIGANIEEAIGGQSKKDFLSKMSIAYKEARETHYWLRSLRDSDIIGAEHADSVIEECNELLRLSGSIIRTTKSKISNS comes from the coding sequence ATGAAGACCGACAATCCAGTACAGACAAAAGCTTACGCGTTTGCTTTGCGGATCGTGAAGCTGTATCGATATCTATGCGATGAAAAGAGGGAGTTTGTTCTTTCGAAACAGATGGTGCGCAGCGGTACGTCGATTGGTGCGAATATTGAAGAGGCCATCGGCGGTCAGTCAAAGAAGGACTTTCTCTCTAAGATGAGCATTGCCTACAAGGAAGCCCGCGAAACGCATTACTGGCTGCGGTCGCTCCGTGATTCAGACATTATTGGTGCCGAACACGCTGATTCAGTGATCGAAGAGTGTAACGAGCTTCTCAGGCTTTCCGGCTCCATAATCCGAACCACAAAGTCCAAAATTTCTAATTCGTAA
- a CDS encoding HipA domain-containing protein, producing MSTTAKVNLWGRTIGAVALADNAAAATFEYDPAFISSGIEVAPLMMPLSSRLYSFPSLRPETFHGLPGLLADSLPDRFGNALIDAWLARSGRGPESFNAVERLCYTGTRGMGALEYAPATRLGGPGAFRIEVDQLVKLASEVLTHRNNLRGWLDKEGKETALRDILRVGTSAGGARAKAVIAWNPKTNEVRSGQVKAGSGFEYWLMKFDGVSGNKDKELEDPRGYGAIEHAYYRMATDAGITMSPCRLFEENGRRHFMTRRFDRLDGGGKLHMLSLCGMAHYDFNQAGEYGYEQALQVIRRLGLPMAAVEEQFRRMVFNIVARNQDDHVKNIAFLMDRSGNWSLSPAFDMTYSYQPSGKWTSSHQMTMNGKRSEFALEDFKACARSASMKRGRAETIINEVRAVVARWQDYAEESRVIPEQRDKIQRELRIKNGELKIRN from the coding sequence GTGAGCACAACGGCAAAAGTCAACCTGTGGGGACGCACGATCGGCGCGGTGGCGCTGGCAGACAACGCCGCGGCCGCGACGTTTGAATACGACCCGGCGTTTATCAGCAGCGGTATCGAGGTGGCCCCGCTGATGATGCCGCTATCCAGCCGGCTCTACTCCTTCCCGTCGCTGCGACCGGAAACCTTCCACGGTCTTCCGGGACTTCTGGCGGATTCTCTGCCGGACCGATTCGGCAATGCCTTGATCGATGCCTGGCTGGCCCGGTCCGGGCGCGGGCCGGAATCGTTCAACGCGGTGGAGCGACTCTGCTATACGGGTACGCGCGGCATGGGCGCGCTGGAGTATGCGCCGGCAACCCGGTTGGGAGGACCCGGCGCCTTCCGTATCGAAGTCGACCAACTGGTAAAGCTGGCTTCGGAGGTGTTGACCCACCGCAACAACCTGCGGGGATGGCTCGACAAAGAGGGGAAGGAAACGGCGTTGCGGGACATCCTGCGGGTCGGCACTTCCGCGGGCGGAGCGCGGGCCAAGGCGGTGATTGCCTGGAATCCGAAAACGAACGAAGTCCGCTCCGGGCAGGTGAAGGCGGGCAGCGGGTTTGAATACTGGCTGATGAAGTTTGACGGGGTCAGCGGCAACAAGGACAAGGAGCTGGAGGACCCCAGGGGATACGGCGCCATTGAGCATGCTTATTACCGGATGGCGACAGACGCGGGAATCACCATGAGTCCGTGCCGCCTGTTTGAGGAGAACGGGCGCCGTCATTTCATGACCAGGCGGTTCGACCGGCTGGATGGCGGCGGCAAGCTGCACATGCTGTCGCTTTGCGGTATGGCGCATTATGATTTCAACCAGGCGGGCGAATACGGCTACGAGCAGGCGTTGCAGGTCATCCGCCGGCTGGGCCTGCCCATGGCCGCCGTCGAGGAGCAGTTCCGGCGGATGGTATTCAATATCGTGGCCCGCAACCAGGATGACCACGTAAAAAATATTGCTTTCCTGATGGACCGGTCGGGAAACTGGTCTCTCTCGCCCGCGTTCGACATGACCTACAGCTATCAACCAAGCGGAAAATGGACGTCGAGCCATCAAATGACGATGAACGGCAAGCGGAGTGAGTTTGCGCTGGAGGATTTCAAGGCGTGTGCCAGGAGCGCTTCAATGAAGCGCGGGCGTGCGGAAACGATCATAAATGAGGTGAGGGCTGTCGTCGCGCGATGGCAAGACTATGCGGAAGAGTCGCGCGTGATTCCGGAGCAGCGGGATAAAATACAAAGGGAATTAAGAATTAAGAATGGAGAATTAAAAATTAGGAATTAG
- a CDS encoding helix-turn-helix transcriptional regulator, protein MKIEGLLTDEAILAELGGRLAQRRLELQLTQEMLAEQAGVSKRTVERIEAGATTQMSTMIRILRVLELLDRLEILVPEAGPRPMDLIKLKGKARKRASGKRKSTDAGPWQWGDET, encoded by the coding sequence ATGAAGATTGAAGGATTATTGACGGACGAGGCGATTCTGGCGGAGCTGGGCGGGCGCCTGGCCCAGCGCCGGCTGGAACTTCAGCTTACCCAGGAGATGCTGGCGGAGCAGGCGGGCGTGTCAAAGCGGACCGTGGAGCGCATAGAGGCCGGGGCCACGACGCAGATGTCCACGATGATCCGGATTCTGCGGGTACTGGAGCTGTTGGATCGGCTGGAAATACTGGTGCCCGAGGCCGGACCGCGGCCCATGGATTTGATCAAACTGAAAGGCAAGGCTCGGAAGCGGGCCAGCGGCAAGCGGAAGTCCACGGATGCGGGGCCGTGGCAATGGGGTGACGAAACGTGA
- a CDS encoding TetR/AcrR family transcriptional regulator: protein MPGEKLTKRKLQGRETRQKLFETSLALFNERGYENVTIDDICERIGVSKGAFYTHFKSKDQVIVENFMYLDASYDEVLADSKKAKSVFDKMYAFQLYAMRKLEEIGWKAVKLVYHVETGAGKNKSFLTSKSFSLYKIILSLVKEGQKSGDIRKDQSADTITETLVQLYRGVIFDWCLNNGAYSLVEAANSKALFVFEGIRTR from the coding sequence ATGCCCGGAGAAAAGCTCACTAAACGGAAACTTCAGGGAAGAGAAACCCGCCAGAAACTCTTCGAGACGTCGCTGGCGCTTTTTAACGAGCGCGGCTATGAAAACGTCACCATCGACGATATCTGCGAGAGAATAGGCGTTTCCAAGGGCGCCTTTTACACCCACTTCAAGTCAAAAGACCAGGTCATTGTCGAAAATTTCATGTATCTTGACGCCAGTTACGATGAAGTCCTGGCGGATTCTAAAAAGGCCAAAAGCGTTTTCGATAAGATGTATGCCTTTCAACTGTATGCCATGCGCAAGCTGGAGGAGATCGGGTGGAAGGCGGTTAAGCTGGTGTATCACGTGGAAACCGGCGCGGGTAAAAACAAATCGTTCCTGACCTCGAAGAGTTTCAGCCTCTACAAGATCATCCTCTCTTTAGTAAAGGAAGGGCAGAAAAGCGGCGATATCCGCAAAGACCAGAGCGCCGACACCATCACGGAAACACTGGTGCAGTTGTACCGGGGCGTTATCTTCGACTGGTGCCTGAACAACGGGGCCTACAGCCTGGTTGAGGCGGCCAACAGCAAGGCGCTGTTTGTCTTTGAGGGGATACGAACACGATAA
- a CDS encoding SDR family oxidoreductase, producing MTIKDFTGKKCFITGAASGIGKATATVFAGLGARLFLTDINRAQLESVVASIKEKGGTVVAWDAFDISDHDAVRQFAEKIQQESGPMDIVMNIAGTSTWGSVSSLKHEHWKKMIDINLMGPINVIECLLPAMVAAKKGGHLVNVSSAAGLIAMPWHAAYSASKFGLRGVSEVLRYDLRRYRIGVTVVCPGAVKTPLVATVQILGIERNHPEVKKLVGRFEKHAVTPEKVARDIISGIRKNRFMVITSPDIKLIYWLKRKFFIAYHITMIQMNNLLMHFFSKARIRE from the coding sequence ATGACCATCAAAGATTTTACGGGTAAGAAATGTTTCATCACCGGCGCGGCCAGCGGCATCGGCAAGGCCACGGCTACGGTTTTTGCCGGGCTGGGCGCCCGCCTGTTTCTGACCGACATCAACCGGGCCCAGCTGGAATCGGTGGTCGCGTCGATAAAAGAAAAGGGAGGAACCGTTGTCGCCTGGGACGCTTTCGACATATCGGACCATGACGCGGTCCGGCAGTTTGCCGAGAAAATCCAGCAGGAGTCCGGTCCCATGGACATTGTCATGAATATCGCCGGCACGTCCACCTGGGGATCGGTTTCCAGCTTGAAGCATGAGCACTGGAAAAAGATGATTGACATTAACCTGATGGGGCCGATAAACGTTATCGAGTGCCTGCTGCCGGCCATGGTGGCGGCGAAAAAGGGCGGGCACCTGGTCAATGTTTCCTCGGCCGCGGGCCTGATCGCCATGCCCTGGCATGCCGCCTACAGCGCCAGCAAGTTCGGCCTGCGGGGCGTTTCCGAGGTGCTGCGCTATGACCTGCGCCGATACCGGATCGGGGTCACCGTGGTCTGCCCGGGCGCGGTGAAAACGCCCCTGGTGGCAACGGTCCAGATCCTCGGCATCGAACGGAACCACCCGGAAGTGAAAAAGCTGGTGGGGCGATTTGAAAAACACGCTGTCACCCCGGAAAAAGTGGCCCGGGACATCATCAGCGGGATACGGAAAAACCGGTTCATGGTGATTACCTCCCCGGACATCAAACTGATTTACTGGCTGAAAAGAAAATTTTTCATCGCCTATCACATCACCATGATCCAGATGAACAATCTGCTGATGCATTTTTTTTCCAAAGCCAGGATACGAGAGTAG